The following proteins are encoded in a genomic region of Populus nigra chromosome 16, ddPopNigr1.1, whole genome shotgun sequence:
- the LOC133676256 gene encoding uncharacterized protein LOC133676256, which yields MNYYGYEQKSAMIGGCEERERMVVVAESVVCPKPRRLGLLNPPLNEQIRPLRLPVNHHAEMADSKAGAELLDIILTKGGYGGDKPGFQVASSPPFYCGSPPCRVSNPVIQDARFGNEKITPLSPAPPSPPPSSSSARKGGGCVRMKFGHTPAAVRIEGFDCLRRDGRNCSISAVA from the exons atgaattattatgGATATGAGCAAAAGAGCGCCATGATAGGAGGTTGTGAGGAAAGGGAGaggatggtggtggtggcggaGTCTGTGGTTTGTCCGAAGCCAAGGAGATTGGGACTTTTAAATCCTCCTCTTAATGAACAAATCAGACCTCTAAGATTGCCTGTCAA TCACCATGCGGAGATGGCAGATTCGAAAGCCGGGGCAGAGCTGCTAGACATAATTCTTACTAAG GGAGGTTATGGTGGGGACAAACCCGGTTTCCAGGTGGCATCATCACCACCATTTTACTGTGGATCTCCACCATGTAGGGTATCAAATCCTGTAATCCAAGATGCTCGATTTGGTAATGAAAAAATAACCCCATTATCTCCTGCGCCACCATCCCCACCACCATCCTCATCATCTGCACGTAAAGGAGGAGGTTGTGTCCGAATGAAGTTTGGGCACACGCCAGCTGCAGTAAGGATTGAAGGGTTTGATTGTCTCCGCAGAGATGGGCGAAACTGTAGCATCTCCGCTGTGGCATGA